Genomic DNA from Selenomonas sp. oral taxon 126:
CACGCACCGCGATGTGCTCGGCGCCCTTATGGGGCTCGGCATTGAGCGTGAGCTGATCGGCGACATCCTGCCCGCGCCCGATACGGCGAAGATCATCTGTGACGCAAAGATTGCGGATTTCATCGTGCAGAATCTGACGATGATCGGTGCGGTCGGTGCCAAGACCGCACTTTCGAATTTGGATGAAATTGCCCCACGCGAGGAGCGGACGAAGGAGATTCGCGCGACGGTTGCCTCCCTGCGCCTTGACTCCATTGTCGCAGCGGGCTTTGGCATCTCGCGCAGCCGTGCGGCGGACGACATCGCGGCGGACAAGGTGAAGCTCAACTGGCAGAGTGCGGGCAGCGCCTCGAAGACAATCAAGGAGGGCGATGTCCTCTCCATGCGTGGGCGCGGGCGCGTCGAGGTGACCGAGGTGCGCGGACAGACGAAGAAGGGGCGCACGGTCGTCGTATTGAATCGATTCTTTTAGGAGAAAGGCGGGAGCAGGATGCTGACACCAATGGATATACACGCGAAGGAATTTAGCAGGAGCTTTCGCGGATTCGATGAGAACGAGGTCAACGACTTCCTGAACGAAGTCATGCAGGCGTATGCCTCTGCACTGGACGAGAACGAGCGCCTGCGTGCGGATCTGGCACGCGAGCAGAAGACGATTGAGGATTTTCGGCGCATCGAGCAGAGTGTACGCGAGACGCTTGTGGTCGCGCAGAAGACCGCCGAGGATATTACGGCGCATGCCAAGCAGAGTGCGGATCATACGCTCGAGATGGCGGCAAAGGAGGCGCAGAACCTCCGCCGTGAGGCACAGCTCCATGCAAAGGCACAGATGGACGAGGCTGCGGACAGACTGCGCGATGTGGTGGCGGAGTACGAGCGGCTCGTGCGCGAGAAGCATCAGTTCCTGCGCCGTATGAAGGGAAATGTGCAGGCGGAGCTTGCACTCATCGAGGACGCAATTGCGGAGATGCCCGATATGGCGGCAGAGAAAAAGGCGAAGAGCCTTGCGGAAGAGGACGNNNNNNNNNNNNNNNNNNNNNNNNNAGGAAGAGCGAGGAGGACGTTTGAGAGCGATGAGCGGACGCGTAAAAGCCGCATTTTCTTTTTTGGGCATCCTGCTGATTGATCAGCTGGTCAAATACTATGTGGAACTCACGATGCTGCCGGGGGAGACCATTCCCGTTGCAGCGCCGTTTTTTCATATCACCTTCGTCCTCAATCCGGGGGCTGCGTTTGGAATCTTCCGCGATCAGCAGTGGCTCTTCCTCGCGACAGCGATCGTCTTCTCCGCCGCCTTCATTGCGTTCTATAGGCGTCTGCGCCGCAG
This window encodes:
- a CDS encoding DivIVA domain-containing protein; this translates as MLTPMDIHAKEFSRSFRGFDENEVNDFLNEVMQAYASALDENERLRADLAREQKTIEDFRRIEQSVRETLVVAQKTAEDITAHAKQSADHTLEMAAKEAQNLRREAQLHAKAQMDEAADRLRDVVAEYERLVREKHQFLRRMKGNVQAELALIEDAIAEMPDMAAEKKAKSLAEED
- the lspA gene encoding signal peptidase II encodes the protein MSGRVKAAFSFLGILLIDQLVKYYVELTMLPGETIPVAAPFFHITFVLNPGAAFGIFRDQQWLFLATAIVFSAAFIAFYRRLRRSGSLIHYGSVVLAAGAVSNLIDRIRLGHVVDFFDFRIWPVFNIADIAIVLGTAAVLWALFVQKREIR
- a CDS encoding YlmH family RNA-binding protein; the encoded protein is MAAEQKERILRFYRGTEGEEAAIRLLDLAEAVMKTEKFRISPFLDPYGQEIVETICASYDGIQLDFDGGYAGAERQRAMLRHRDFRGTPDGFAIACVEAAWNGQFARLTHRDVLGALMGLGIERELIGDILPAPDTAKIICDAKIADFIVQNLTMIGAVGAKTALSNLDEIAPREERTKEIRATVASLRLDSIVAAGFGISRSRAADDIAADKVKLNWQSAGSASKTIKEGDVLSMRGRGRVEVTEVRGQTKKGRTVVVLNRFF